Proteins from a genomic interval of Bifidobacterium longum subsp. infantis ATCC 15697 = JCM 1222 = DSM 20088:
- the secG gene encoding preprotein translocase subunit SecG, protein MTALKITLQVIVVLLSFVLTLLILMHKGKGGGLSDMFGGGLTQNAGTSGVAEKNLNRWTVIIALVWVALIIGLDMMTKFNLG, encoded by the coding sequence GTGACCGCTCTTAAGATCACGCTGCAAGTCATCGTCGTGCTGCTCAGCTTCGTGCTGACCCTGCTCATCCTTATGCACAAGGGCAAGGGCGGCGGTTTGTCCGACATGTTCGGCGGCGGTCTGACCCAGAACGCCGGTACTTCCGGTGTCGCCGAAAAGAACCTGAACCGTTGGACCGTTATCATCGCTCTGGTGTGGGTGGCCTTGATCATCGGCCTCGACATGATGACCAAGTTCAACCTCGGCTGA
- a CDS encoding L-lactate dehydrogenase — protein MVTMNRNKVVIVGTGQVGATAAFGIVTHGLCNELVLIDRSAAKALGEARDLDDGSEFQDRHVKVRAGDYADCKDADIVVITVGRKPPANSNRMAELGFTVGLVGEVVDNVMASGFDGVIVMVSNPVDVMAWYAWKRSGLPRTQVLGTGTALDTSRLKTIIGEETGLDPRNVGGFVMGEHGDSQFTAWSTVSLGGKPFARFLADNQDRFASVSTTEIEEKTRTRGDEIVAAKGGTNFGIASTVAGIVQTILWDERRIVPVSTLLDGEYGEHDVFLGVPTELRANGANEIVELDLSEDERAKLHHSAELVRDHCKGLL, from the coding sequence ATGGTCACTATGAACCGCAACAAAGTCGTTATCGTCGGCACCGGCCAGGTCGGTGCCACCGCCGCCTTCGGCATCGTCACGCACGGCCTGTGCAATGAGCTTGTGCTCATCGACCGTTCCGCCGCCAAGGCCCTGGGGGAGGCCCGCGACCTCGATGATGGCAGCGAATTCCAGGACCGCCACGTCAAGGTGCGCGCCGGCGACTACGCCGACTGCAAGGACGCGGACATCGTCGTCATCACCGTGGGCCGCAAGCCGCCGGCCAACTCCAACCGCATGGCCGAACTCGGCTTCACCGTGGGTCTTGTGGGCGAAGTGGTCGACAACGTCATGGCCTCCGGCTTTGACGGCGTGATCGTCATGGTCTCCAACCCGGTCGACGTGATGGCTTGGTATGCCTGGAAACGTTCCGGTCTGCCTCGCACCCAGGTGCTCGGTACCGGCACTGCGCTCGACACCTCGCGTCTCAAGACCATCATCGGCGAAGAGACCGGCCTTGACCCGCGCAACGTGGGTGGCTTCGTGATGGGCGAGCACGGCGACTCCCAGTTCACCGCATGGTCCACCGTCTCGCTCGGCGGCAAGCCATTCGCCCGCTTCCTGGCCGACAACCAAGACCGTTTCGCCTCCGTGTCCACCACCGAAATCGAAGAGAAGACCCGCACCCGTGGCGATGAGATCGTCGCGGCCAAGGGCGGCACCAACTTCGGCATCGCCTCCACCGTGGCCGGCATCGTGCAGACCATCCTGTGGGACGAACGCCGTATCGTGCCCGTCTCCACCCTGCTGGACGGCGAATACGGCGAACATGACGTGTTTCTCGGCGTCCCCACTGAACTGCGGGCCAATGGTGCCAACGAGATCGTCGAACTCGATCTGAGCGAGGACGAGCGGGCCAAACTGCACCATTCCGCCGAACTCGTGCGTGACCACTGCAAGGGGCTGCTGTGA
- the tpiA gene encoding triose-phosphate isomerase: MASKRIPLVAGNWKMNFDHLEATYFVQKLVWLLRDAHFDFKRCEVALFPSFTSLRSVQVLVEADKLHVAYGAQSVSVTTQGAFTGDVSADMIAHLGCSYVIVGHSERRKYHPEDDANIVDQVRAVFAAGMQPILCVGESFEERRQGIELDFAVGQVRDVTRDLNEEQAAELIVAYEPVWAIGTGMVATPQSAQDAANAIRNDLKTTFGTKVSDSVHILYGGSVTSKNAAELISQPDVDGFLIGGAALDVEELAKIARLALKSMKSRN, from the coding sequence ATGGCGTCCAAACGCATTCCGTTGGTGGCCGGCAACTGGAAGATGAATTTCGACCATCTTGAAGCCACTTACTTCGTGCAGAAGCTGGTATGGCTGTTGCGTGACGCTCACTTCGACTTCAAACGCTGCGAAGTCGCGCTTTTCCCCTCGTTCACGTCATTGCGCAGCGTACAGGTGCTGGTCGAAGCCGACAAGCTCCATGTCGCCTACGGCGCACAATCCGTTTCCGTGACCACCCAAGGTGCCTTCACCGGCGATGTGTCCGCGGACATGATCGCCCATCTCGGCTGCTCATACGTCATCGTCGGCCACTCCGAACGCCGCAAATACCATCCTGAAGATGACGCCAATATCGTCGATCAGGTACGTGCCGTGTTCGCCGCCGGCATGCAGCCGATTTTGTGCGTCGGCGAAAGCTTCGAGGAACGACGTCAAGGCATTGAACTCGATTTCGCCGTGGGCCAGGTACGAGACGTCACCCGCGATCTCAACGAAGAACAAGCCGCCGAACTCATCGTGGCCTACGAACCTGTCTGGGCCATTGGCACCGGCATGGTGGCCACTCCGCAATCCGCCCAGGATGCCGCAAACGCCATCCGCAACGATTTGAAGACCACCTTTGGCACGAAGGTATCCGATAGCGTACATATCCTGTACGGCGGATCGGTCACCTCGAAAAATGCGGCGGAACTCATTTCCCAGCCCGACGTTGACGGCTTCCTGATCGGAGGGGCGGCCTTGGACGTTGAGGAACTCGCCAAAATCGCTCGATTGGCACTTAAATCCATGAAATCACGGAACTAA
- a CDS encoding HAD family hydrolase encodes MILDAITPKQPRLLVADLDGTLLHDAEVFEDRFITQRSIDTINRAHDAGLKFAIATARPVSTGLQFAEKLPVDAVIYLNGALIDFDPAHSDFDLLTSGATPADENHLIKIGFSSRRACEVCLFLLDRMPGLKLGIVMNDVRYTNFDVRVYWKTQAFQYTNFHDVPEGVADKITIFPEPEQWNELRALIPPDFDISISEGVMWMLMNPQANKEHALRLLCERMDVPLEQTAAFGDDLIDINMMSESGRGVAVANANPKVLSIADEICPSNNEDGVAQWIEAQLG; translated from the coding sequence GTGATTCTCGACGCCATCACACCGAAACAACCCCGACTGCTGGTCGCCGACCTCGACGGCACGTTGCTGCACGACGCCGAGGTATTCGAGGACCGGTTCATCACCCAGCGCAGCATCGACACCATCAACCGCGCGCACGATGCCGGACTGAAATTCGCCATCGCCACCGCGCGGCCGGTGAGTACCGGCCTCCAGTTCGCCGAAAAACTGCCGGTGGACGCCGTAATCTATCTGAACGGCGCCCTCATCGATTTCGACCCGGCCCACTCCGACTTCGACCTGCTCACCTCAGGTGCCACGCCGGCCGATGAGAACCATTTGATCAAGATTGGCTTCTCCTCACGGCGTGCCTGCGAAGTCTGTCTGTTCCTGCTCGATCGCATGCCCGGCCTGAAGCTCGGCATCGTGATGAACGACGTGCGCTACACCAACTTCGATGTGCGCGTGTATTGGAAAACTCAGGCCTTCCAATACACGAACTTCCACGACGTGCCCGAAGGCGTGGCGGACAAGATCACCATCTTCCCCGAGCCTGAACAGTGGAACGAGCTGCGTGCGCTGATTCCGCCGGACTTCGACATCTCCATCAGCGAAGGCGTGATGTGGATGCTCATGAACCCGCAGGCCAACAAGGAGCACGCGCTGCGTCTGCTATGCGAACGGATGGATGTGCCGCTCGAACAGACCGCCGCCTTCGGCGACGACCTCATCGATATCAACATGATGAGCGAATCCGGCCGGGGTGTGGCCGTGGCCAACGCGAACCCCAAGGTGTTGTCCATCGCCGACGAGATCTGCCCGTCCAACAACGAGGACGGCGTCGCCCAATGGATTGAAGCGCAGTTGGGCTGA